The window TGTTTCTATCCACCTCATATAGTCAAATTTGTCTTCTGCTGGTTCCTCCGGAACATTTAGACGTTCTGTAGATACGGATAAACTGAAATCGTCACTTGCCAAACCCATACCTAAAATTATTTATGACACGGTTAGCGCATAATCACAGTAccttgaaaatgaaaaaatgctgaataaaaaagcaAAGGGCGGAAATTAAAATACGCCCAACGTTTTTTATCTGAGGACTTCTTTATTATTAGCTTACTACTAATTTATTTTGCGGTTATGCAAAGAGATCTAAACATCACATTTCTTTTTAGAACTTTCTGCTGAAAATGATTTAACATGAATACATCCTGATGTCTTCGCTATTTTAGCAAATTAATATTCTAGATGTTGCTGCATTAAAAAGTGAAGAATAGAAAAGGAGAGTGTAGTAAATACCTGAATCCGCATCATCGTCATTGATCTCAATTGCATCTTCTCTTTCCAGATTTTTACCAGTTGAAATATGCGCTGGTGAACCGCCTCTGCTAGTATCAAATAGGTTGCTTTTGGTGATAAGTTCCTTGGCATCTTTTAATTCGATCGTTTTCACATTGTCATCCtcgcttgtttgttttttagagaATATATTTGGTGACGCCCCTCGTTCGCTGAACGAACCAGACCTTGAAACGCCTTTGTTGGATGAAACTGGAGTATTTGATCTTTCGTTGTAAGAGCTTGTTAAGTTAAACTCTTGTCCGTACTTCTCACTCAAGCTTGGCTCGTCTTCATCGTCGGTAGAGATCCTATCGTTTCGCAATTCTTCATTGGATTTCAACATGATTGGCAAGCTGTGTCTTTTGACATCGCTTGGTCGGCTCTTTGACTTAATATCTTTTGCGTCTCTCATTTCAATGTTTTTCAAGGTGCCTTCATCAGCGCTTAAAGCTTTGGAAAATAGTTTCGGCGATGATACACGTCCATGAAGCGAACCAGGCCTCCTAACACCTCTACTGAAAGAAACTGGAGTGGTGGCTCGATCGTTAAGCGAACTCGTCAAATTGAAATCTGCACCAAATGTTTCGCTCAAACTTTCGTCATCTTGGTCGTCTTTTTTTGGAGCTTGATCTTTTTTTTCTCCTCTCTCATCGAACGATATCACCGTGTAATCTTCTGATAGCAAGGGCTTTTTCTTTTCAGCATTATTGCCAACTTCGATATCTTTTACAGGTATGGTTGAAGAACGTGGTGAAGTGTAATCTTCCAGTATCGAACATTCGTCGTCTGATATCACTGTAAAATCCTCTGTTCGCTGCACTTGCAAGCGTTTCTTCTTTCTTGAGTATATTTTCTTTGATATAGATAACTCCTGGTCTGGTACATCACCACTGTATTCAGCATCGAATGAGTCATTTAGCAGTATTGTTAGATCCATTTCGTAAAGATCAAATTCAAGTTTGTCTTCTtcgatttcttcttcttcaaccCTAATTTTGTCGTCACGAGTTCTTTTATTCTCAGCATCGCTTACAGGTAAAACGTTGCAGTCAACTGCATCGCAATCAATACGTTTATACAAAATTGGTTCGTCTGATTTTATTCGTTTTAACGCTCTCTTTTTCTTTGCACGGCGTTTCAGCTTTTTCACGTTTTCGTTTATCGTATCGGACGATATCAGCTTATAGTGTTCATCTAAAGCTGCAACAAGATATTTTATTTCATCAAGATTATCAACTTTTTCATCATTGTGATCACATTCCTCATTACTTTCTTTCGTCGGCTCTACACCTTGATTGTCAATCTTACATTTcacttcatcattttcttcGTTGGCCTCTTTTATCTCGTACTCAATGTTAACAAAATCGTCATCGTCTTCTTCGCTATCCCTAACCACATTTTCTTCATCACTGTCAATCTCAAGCGAATATTTTTCCTCATCATTTACATTAACATTTTCATTTTCTGTGTCGGACTCTTTAATTTCTCTTATGACATAATCATTGTCGAATTCTTCTTCCTCGTTACCGTCACTGTCATATTCATCTCTCATTTTTTtgtcatcatttttattttctttggtTACTTCTATGGTGTATTTAGTCTCGTTTTCATCAGCCTCATATTCATTAACCTTGTTTTCATCACAAGTTTTTTCTTCCTCAGTATTATTGATAACCGTGGCAATGATTTCTTCATTAATATTTTTCTCGTCCTCACTTGTTGCTGGTTTAGCCTTGTTTGTATTCACGTCAAACTCGTTTTCCATTTCTTTTTCCTCGTCACTGCATAATTCATCGATATCCGGTGTTAACTTCAAGTAGCTATCATTTCTTTTCTGTGCATCCAATCTGAAACTGTTCTCGTCTTTCTCTTCATCGATTTGGTCCTCATCTAATTCAAAATCAACAATAACATTCAATTTTTCTTCATCGTCAAATGAATCTAAATCATTGTACTGCTCGACCAACCCATCCCATTGTAATGAAGGGTCTCTGGTTAGTTTCTTTTTACGTAAAACAGATTTACCTTTTCGTGAAATTACTGGACTCACTGTTTCAGCTTCATTAAGAACGGCTGGCGATTTTGAGCGCTCATTTTTGTTTGTAAACTCGCCATCAAGTTCGTAGTCATACCAAAGACACTTCTTTTGTTCTAACACTGGATAAGTACTACTGTTTTCATCGAAATTTTTTAAGCAATCCGATTTTTTTTCGTATGAACGTATTTCGTTGGTTATTGGTTTAAATTCATTAGAAAAATACATAGGTTCTGCTTCGTCTCGCTTTTTGGATGTTGTTTTTTCCTCGCCGTCTTCTATAGGTGGAGTGATGGGTCGAGTGCTACTGACTGTTGTGTCGTCATGAATTAAACGTGCAGTTTCTACAGGTTTGTCTTCGACCTTTGTTGTAGTGGCTAAGGGGGCTGTTGAATCTTCTTGGGGTAAACTAAACTCAAAAACTATTGTGTTATGGGGCTTCGATGTCTCTGATTcctttactattttttttcctGGATCATCGAGGCTTGATTTTTCTGCTGGCGTTGGGACGTTGTTTACGATTGCATCGTCACCATGTTTTATGTATATCTCGTGCACTTTTTCTTGTTCATCTTTTACtgaagctaaaaaaaaaaaataaaaagcaggTCACGATTTGTTATGCTATTGTGACTTTCTTCTTAAGTACTTTGGTCATTTAACTATAGACTGATAATGTAAAGAAATTTTCGTTTTCGTCTAGATAACCTATTTTGTGTTATTGCAAAGAATCACATGTGTAAAAGTATTAAGGCTAAACGTAGCCACCACTGCAGTCATACATAATTTAGTAGTATATTTGAATGAAATCACATTATTAACAAGTGAAAATGAATCAAAAGTTTGAACTTCTCTGTATTATTTATGATTTCAAAATTTAGTCCGATGACAGGAACTTGATATAAGATATTACTTTTTTGAATGTGTATATCCATTGTCAATACAATTTTTCATGTGTGTTATTTTTATGGAGCGAATTGTATTGAACCTGAAGTTGCAATCAAAAAAGAAGTGCTATTAAAGGAACGGGTAAAAGTCAGGTTCACACTAATGCGAATAACGTAATTCTTATGGTAATTCGCATCTTATTCGCATACAATAAGAATTACGTGTTTTGGTGTGAACAGTCCCCTTATTCATATGTTATTTGTACGAATTTATAAGAATTAGCATGCGGATTGCGAACATCAAAGCAACACTGATCTTTCTCGATCTATGACGTatatgtattgtttttaaagttttctctGTTGAAGGAAACGAAGCATAGGGGCCATTCAATAATTGGGTAACCCCCAAATTCGCTCTTTGACTGTCTTTGAAGAAACAATTCTGTAGACAAATTTCGCATTTGTGTGAACCTTGGCTTGTGATAAAAATCAACATTTtctgtttttgctttttagCTTCAAAATAAATACATGAAAATGGATGCGAGCATGGAACGATGTGTATTCATTACAGTCGGTACCACTGCATTTGATGACCTTGTACAAACGATCGTTTCCGAACAGATCTTAACAACACTGGTAGCTAAAGGATACACAAAGATAATTTTGCAAACAGGTAAAGGACTCTATGAAGTAAACACTAATAGATCTGATATTCAAATCGAAACTTATAAATTTAAAGACTCCATTGAAGGTGATTTAAAAAGTGCTTCATTGGTGATAAGCCATGCAGGAGCGGGTAGTGTTCTAGAAACACTAGCTTTAAATAAACCAATGATTGTAGTGATAAACGACAAATTAATGGACAATCATCAGTACGAACTAGCCGAAAAGATGTTCGACGaaggatttttatattattgtacgTGCGATACCTTAAACAAGACGCTTAAAACGAAGGACCTGTCCATGTTAAAAAGGATGCCTCCTCCTAACCCAAATTTATTTAATGACTATATGATCAGACTAATGAATATTGAGCAGTagattatatataaaatatgtcgTTTTTAcgtacatttttattttgttgcacATTTTTTAAGCTTCTTACAGGATGAGTAGCTACCTCATGTTGACAAGTATTTGTGATTTTCTCGAGTTTCAGtcaatttgaaaaagtttatcaGCATTATTCGTACAAATTTTGGCGCTAATTTAATTTTGTGCCACGTCGCTGAATTTAATACACTCCTAAAAAATATTGCCTTATCGTTATATTAAATTCGCGCCAAAATTTATCCGAATAAAGTTATTAAATTTCTTAACATAAACTGTATTTTCTCAAAATATTACCGGAACTTGCGGAAATTCTACATTTGTGAAACTCaactatttaaatattttgtatctTTGCTTCTAATCCAAATGAAGAGAAATTCGTTTTTCAGGTAAGGTTGTTCTTAAAATTATTATATTCCAAACCTACGCGTAAAAGTATTGTAATTTATATAAACATTGTTATTTAAAGACATTCGTGAGTGATTTTGTAACGTTTATAACTTAAAAAACGAGCAGGTAGAAGCGAAATGGTTGCAAGGTATTATAAGAATCTGGCGAAAAGTGTAGTTCCAAGCTCCGCTACTCCTGAACCTAATTGTGGATTAACAACGCTAAAGCTAAAACTCAAAAACATAAGAGATACAAGTAAATTTGTGACACAAGTTAAGTGAAAGTCGAATTTACCCACTTCAATTTATTAACGCCTTCCCAACAATCGATTTGAAGAAAATCACTGCGCCCTCCCTGCACAAGCAATAAACACTTTTCGAAAGTTAATAAAGATGTTCTTACGATAATATTATAATCAAAGGACCACTAAGAACGAGGATGTGACTTACATATTACACAGTAGTTTATAAGAAACATGGTACCCAGACAAAAAACGTTATGgtataatgatttttttatgtagGATTTCAAATACAAACTTTATTACTTCAGAGTAGACAAACATGCatactttttcttattaaaactttatttacaagaaaatcactgagaaaataaaattatggcGAACATTAAAAAATACTAGACCTCTCGCCTACTGAAAAAATTATGCTATACTATCCAATCTGTTTTAAAGATCTCATACCTTTGTCAAAAGAATGCACACTGTCTTCCCCTTGTagctcttcttctttttcttcgatGATAATATTCACAAAATCATCTAATGGGTCTTCCGTGTTCTTTTTGTTTGAATGTTCTTGAGATGAAATAATAACACGTTGAAGATCGGTCTAAACAAAGATTGATAacataaagaaaaatttaagtaattgttgttgtttttattctgttaccaatataatttttatatatacgtAGATAGAATTGACatgtaaataaatattacaGATGTACACGACGTCAAACCATTGTCAACAAATATTAAGCTTTTCTTCACTCGCTTTAAGAAAGAATACACGAGTAGTTATTAACTGCTTGTGTCAGCCTTATGCCTCGTTAATCACAAGAAAAGCGAAATGCAAAAAAACGAGTCTTAAGGTAAGCTTTCTCTTTCAAAGGTAAACACACAATAACCTGACTACCATgaactttttaaaaaccaccGAATAATTGTATCGTATTGAAAAAAATGTGATACCAACATTATAATTTCAAAATCTCACCTGGTCTATACCTTCATCTGAAACTGATTGCTccactttttctaaaaaattaaaagaaaaattatattacTTCACAATACAATATTTTTAGAGAATTTAGCTATTTTTAAAAACCGTGTTCTTAAGATACCTTCGTACTCAACAGAGCTTCGTAGAgttcgtgaaaaaataaaagaatgaataaaatgGTGTAAAAGAAAGCAATAGCCGACGCAATCTCGTTTGCGttcctttttgaatttttgttacTTTAAATATTATGTGGTAAAAGTGAAAAGATGCACTGGGAAGGAAGTTACAACCAAGAAAAAAGCAAGCTAAAACTAACAACTTTGAACTTACCCTCCTGAATAACTTCGTGCAATTCTACAGAGCGCTCAATAATGGGAGGCATGTAGTTTAACAGTTCCATCGTTAATTTTCGTTCAACATGTTCATCATTATAATCTCGATAAAGATTATCATCTTCCTCATCCGCGCTTAATTCCTCTTTCCATCGAGGCATTTGGTTATTTCGACTATACTCTTCCTCGTGTTTCTCAAATGATGCCATGCTATCTTCAAGGTGAGAACTATCAAACTCAAATGCATCTTCTACGAAGGAGGGTTTATTGTTATCTTCATCGTCACTGCCTGAGGATTTCACGCTTTCCTCGGCAGTACTATCGTCGACCTGATTTGTATGTTCAAATACTGGAAATACACCAGTAGTATTTTCACTATTGAGCTCATCAGAAACTTCACTGTGTATGATATTCTGCTGAACTACAGAAGCACTAGACTCCTTGTCATTAGGAGAATCTGTTACAGCATACAAATCTTCATATTTTGGAAGTTGACCATTTGCAGAACCTTGTTGAAAACCTGGTGTGAAAAAACCATCATCGTCGAGAATTAACTGACGAACAGCAGGAACTTCCTTGCCATCTTGGCTGTCTTCATGTGCAGTGTGTTTATCTGTAGTTGGCGTAGACATTATATTTGAATCATCAGCTTCGATTCTGGTTTTTGTTGAGTCAGTAGAAACCAGGTCTTTATTTGGTGTGGAATGATTTGGGTAATCGTAGTCAGTATCTAACACTTCACAGAATTCCTCGTCATCCCTAAGTTTGACTGGGATGATACCACGTGGCTTTGCTGCTTCTTTGAAATCTTCATCGTTATCAGAAAAGTGTGATGTGTCCTCGATGGTATCTTGCACCTCGATTGTGACTGAAGGGGAATTGTCTTCACTGGTATCCTTACCTTGATCTGAAGAAACGTTGTCCATATTGGATTCTGTCTTAGAGTTAACGTTAGAGTTTTTTTCAACTGAATTATCActtgatgttttttttgtatcGACATCAATTATTTGATTCCCTCCTAAGGAAAAAAAGCCATGTTCTTTAACGGTGTGTGGCGAAAGAACATTGTGCAATGCATCATGTGTGGGTTGTTCCTCGCCAAGTCCCACTCCTAGCAAAGGTAATAATGGTACCTGCAGTGGAAAAAATGGAGTTGAAGTATTACTtgttgaattattatttttttgttcaatgGAGGTCTCTGGAGTAAAGGTGATACTATAAGACATTTTAGAGTTTTTCTTTGGTGTGGATGTCTTCTTCAGTTCATCAGGAGAAAAATATCCACTGTCTGGTCGTGCTGCGTTTAGTTCACCTAATGATAACTTGTGGACGCTGGTGTTTGAGCCACTGGTGCTGTTTAATTTCATGCTGCTTGAAAATCCAAGACCATCTTGGTTTATGCACTCGTTACCGTTTGATGTTATTGATGATGATGACTCAGAACGCTTCAGTGTGGGTACAATTAAGGTATGCTTTTCTTCGCCACTATTTGGGTCAATAGATCTGTTAAAACCACGTGGATCATCAGACGATGTACTGCTATTTCTACTACggtttaattttgaaatttcggATGATGATGTTGATTTTTTCATCCCAAACAAAGAAAGAAAGCTtctccttttcttttctttctgcgGTTCGTATTGGACGCTTTTACTAAACCCTTTAGAGTCGGTTTTGCTTTCTCCGTTTGGAATCGCTGTGGAAGATCGGGATTTTTTCATATCTGGCACTCCCAGAGTGAAACTACTACTAAGGCCCCTCGTATCTTCGCTGGATTTACTTCGGTgtggttttaaattattacttgtaGACTGCGATCTTGCTTTTGGTTGAGTTAAAGGAACAGTTAGGTTACCGTTAAATGTGTTATTATTTGAAGTATTTTTAGGTGAAGGTGCTGTATATGTGTAAGCAACCTCATCTTGATTTGTACTGTTAAGTTCATTTGTTGTGTTAATGGATGTGTTAAAACGTAACGATTTTTCCGTTATATTTTCATTGCTTAAGTTCTCGTCGACTTTCTCATCGCCTTCAACATCCCAAACTTCCCAGTCTTCTTGATTTGTTTGATCAATCTTTTCGTTCATCTCCACAAATGAATTCTCCATGTTAATCAATGGCCACGAATGCGCACGTTTTAAATCAAATAATAtactgaaattaaaaattttgttatcacTTAGATTCTCACAACTGAAAAGGTCTTTAATGTCTTCGTCGTCTTTAAACTCTTTATCGAATCTCGTGGTCGCAGATACTTCTAAAACACAGCTATGCTTCTCTTTATTTGTGTATCTTCTCAAGTGTTTCTcattcaaaaatggtttaacgAAACCATCACAATAATCTCTGTCTTTGTTTATGTTATGGGATTGACACTTCTCATGAATTGCATGTATTTGTGAATGATCTTTAGAATAAAAACAATCCGCCTCGCTGCAGGCAATGTTTATATAACCAACTTTATTGTTGTCAGcgtttgttgtttttatgtatTGTTCTGCGCTCTGTGGATTGTCTCTTAGGAGATGGACAATATGTGTAGAATCTAAGAAAGTAAAGACAATTAAGACAgccataaattaatttaaaaatataattaaggtTGTTGacaaagcaacataaaactttaCAACACAATTAAAATGTTGTCAAAACCGACGAGTGATACTTtcgttttattttaaagtttaaagttcTCCAACGGcgtgtttattttattacaaggaaaattttgaacaacattttaattttgctaGTACCAGGACCCAGGGAATTTCCAAATTGCCGCTTAACCCTGTTTGATCCGAGGTTTTTCGAACAAATTATGACGGGAGGAGGGGGCGTGATTAATCAGGTGTTCAAAACAtggaaaatgattcttcttgatgaaacaaagttatgttgtaagttttaagttctaaggataatcctaacaagagttattatattttcccagtTATAgaggtttcatagagatttttaggggtagtttcaattaatagccaatatcaaggcCTCTGAGAGGCATGGGGCCTAAAAATTTGgtatgcaggtgtctaatagataaatactgAAACTCAGTAAGCCATGCAACGTAGCGTCAAGGAGTTATTAAGAAAAAACCGTCAGCCCCCCTCCTCTTtaccggaccgaatagggttaaactaaAAGTCACTGGCTCAAATATTAATGAAAGTGTACTCCAACCTTTCCTCAACACACGATAAATGACGCACACGTGATGCTTGAAGACTATATACACGATATATACGATATACACgtgttttctttataagaacGAAATTATTCTGAACTGAACAATctttaaaaaggttttaaaagctATTCACATGCATACGTAAAAATGCACTGATAATTTGTGAACGCTAAATCTAAACCTGCCTTagtcttaaaatttattaaGCTTGAAAAACTTGAATCATGTCCATCATGTATTTTAGATATTTGTAAATTTGGTTTCCAAACTAAAAACTGCTATTTTATACATGTGAACACCCACTCTTACTTCCAGGTTTTTATAATTATACCCAatagagaaaaagaagaaaaaaaatacaggaACTGTACTCTTAAAGATTAGAAAATGGAGTGGAATTTTTAACCCCTTTTTACGaaggtaaaattaaaaaagttgccACAAAGATTGGTCTAGAGTTACAACGTATATTGTTTTCTATTACCAATTTTAAATATTACTCTTGTataaatcttgttttttttacaggATGGTTCCGCAAAGAACGCAGAATTTCACTTCtgtcaaaatgattttaaagCATGACTGGATCATACAAATTTCAATAATAACactaatatttacaaaaaaaacctcTTACCATGCACttatcgatattttttttagaaaactaGATATCTGCACACACGTATCTAAACACGTATCTATCACACCACATCTGCGCCACattcataaaaaactttatccATACAAAAATGGATATTTATtgtaattaagtcattctttttaAAAGCGTGAACGTTGCCAAGTCCACGTAATTAAGAAAATTAGGAATTTCTATTGATGAGATGTCTAACATTGCGATCCTATTGTTTAAAACAACGCCTGATAATTGCGTTTCTAAGTCCATTGACAACATCTCCTAGTCACCGAATTAGCATAATTTGTACGCGTTCTGCTAAATACTACTTAGCGAGAgtaaccattttttttttgcaatcttAGAGATTTGGGTATTTTTTTACATACCTTTTAACTTTGCTATTTCCTCTGCCATAACTCTCTCTTCAAACTCTTCATTGAAGTTTAGATCAACATAACTTCCTTTGTTCACAATCCATTGCTCAATGCCgtatgaatgaataaaataatcATCTGTTTTATCGTCATCAATTTCTTTCCGTGTATTCTCATAAGTTTCCGACATATTAGCATAATCATTTATTGTCATCGTATTGTTGTTGATATCGCCGTCAGAGCTTCTTAACGTCGAAAAACCTGAATCTGAATACATGTCTGGATTGTTGCTATAACTAACATTGGTTGCTAACGGCAGAAGTAACGGTGGCACGATGTCGTTCTTACTGCCATTACTAGCTGTTACTGCTAacgctttgttttgttttggattcgtaatgtcagatgaatgaTTTCCACATACAAGATGATTTTCATTGCTACTACAGCTTTGTAGCATACTATCATTTTCGTCTTCTTTAAGATATTCATTATTCTCACCCGAAATGTTTTCGAAGTACGTGTTATAATTTTCTGATTTTGAAAGACACAAGAAGTCTTCCATCTGACTGTAGCTCAATGAGGGATGTTTAACTACTTTGTTTGCATTTAATTCTTCCAGCCCTTCTTTAAGGTCCCTAGTTTCTGGGGAAGAATTTAGCTCCACAACATGATTGGTCGATATATGCTCAGGTGCATAGGAAGTTAGATTAGTTGTGTCATGATTTAAAGAGGGTTTGTTTGAGCTGCTATTTTGATTGGTATTTAAGGATGGAATGTCGCGTTTATTAGAAAATGATATCTTTTTTACTTGACATTGTTTGTTAGCAATATTGAAGTTCCAACTCTTTTTCCGTTGTTTAGGTACTGATGACCGCCTCTTCTTTAACTTTTCCTTGATTGCTGCGCGtctatttgaaaaatttctgCACACGATCTAAAAATAAGAGTCACTTTTATCATACCACCAGAGTGACAAAGTCTTAACTATATGCTAGATTACAACTTTGTTGCAGAACGAATTCAGATTGGACTACATATAAGCGAATGAGGTCAAAAGGAGGAAAAAAATCTGggtaaattattaaaacaacaaaaaatagtcACGTGAAGCAAGATGTTTTAGATACAAACCTCCTCGTCATGGTATATAGAACCATCCAAGTACGGTAAGAGCCATTCTTTTTCCAGTATGATAGCCAATTCAGTGGCTGTGAAGCCTGACGAATCAATAATCGTTTCATCATAGCCATCAGCTATTAGCCTAAAATTTGGATTAAATAGCATTTCATGTACAAAATATAATAATGCGATGTATGACAAACTCTAATTTAAAATCTTTCCATGCTACCTTGTTATTTCTTCTGTATTGTTGAGAATAACAGCTTTGTGAAGAGCACCATGTCCAAATTCATTTCTCTCCACTTTTTTGCACGCTGGATCTTTCATTGTATTCTactaaaacaaaatgtttactTTAATTTCATTCATACGATAAACACATTCACTCACAAAACATATCACAGGATGATCGTTGGTTATCGGTCACGGCGTTTTTTCTGTGTTGCTATACCTTTGCATAGCAACAAGGATAAAGAGACCTGGTATTGATTGTATTTGCTGCGCATGCCGATAGATGGTCTTATATAAAcatatcttttttttacttctacACACTCTTCTGTTATGGCTTATGGTCTGTAGTAACTTATCACCAGTATATACATTGACTCGATGTCAATTCTCAATAGTTTTTATTTGTACCAGCattgattaaaaaatttattttggttCCAGTCTtttcattatattttaagctgagacaattaaattttaaactggATAAATTTACATACATCTTTCAGTTTATCATACAAACAACCATCGTTTAATATCGGAAGAGCTTCATTCATATAAAGAAAgtttgtgttgaaaaaaaaacattctcctTGAAACACTTTTGATAGCTCTCAACTTACAATGAATAAGCAAGCTGAAGAATAACAGAGAGATCTCAAATCTAGATATTGCTTCTCTGACCAGTACTAACCACGCAAAAAGACTTGGGGATGAAGTTGATCACACGTATGACGCAACAGACACCACTATCATTGTTCATACTTTGATAACTCATCCTTTTAATtgccaaaataaaaaatctccCACCCTCCATACTATTGCTTCCTTTTAGGTGCTAGGTGGACGGTAGTTGCTATGCAACCTACTTGATCCCTTTTTGCCTTTTTCTGACATAGACGATATGACATTCCACAGTCGAAATAAGTGACATAAGATATTTTGTGGTTCTATTTCGCAAGGCTAACATCACTAAGTTACTTCTTGTAGAAGCATCAAACTGCTAAGGGGTTTTTTGTAAAGTCAATAAGTTTAACCTAAAGACACTGAGAAGTATACAGATACCTAAATTTCCAcgt is drawn from Hydractinia symbiolongicarpus strain clone_291-10 chromosome 8, HSymV2.1, whole genome shotgun sequence and contains these coding sequences:
- the LOC130654190 gene encoding uncharacterized protein LOC130654190 isoform X2; translation: MKDPACKKVERNEFGHGALHKAVILNNTEEITRLIADGYDETIIDSSGFTATELAIILEKEWLLPYLDGSIYHDEEIVCRNFSNRRAAIKEKLKKRRSSVPKQRKKSWNFNIANKQCQVKKISFSNKRDIPSLNTNQNSSSNKPSLNHDTTNLTSYAPEHISTNHVVELNSSPETRDLKEGLEELNANKVVKHPSLSYSQMEDFLCLSKSENYNTYFENISGENNEYLKEDENDSMLQSCSSNENHLVCGNHSSDITNPKQNKALAVTASNGSKNDIVPPLLLPLATNVSYSNNPDMYSDSGFSTLRSSDGDINNNTMTINDYANMSETYENTRKEIDDDKTDDYFIHSYGIEQWIVNKGSYVDLNFNEEFEERVMAEEIAKLKDSTHIVHLLRDNPQSAEQYIKTTNADNNKVGYINIACSEADCFYSKDHSQIHAIHEKCQSHNINKDRDYCDGFVKPFLNEKHLRRYTNKEKHSCVLEVSATTRFDKEFKDDEDIKDLFSCENLSDNKIFNFSILFDLKRAHSWPLINMENSFVEMNEKIDQTNQEDWEVWDVEGDEKVDENLSNENITEKSLRFNTSINTTNELNSTNQDEVAYTYTAPSPKNTSNNNTFNGNLTVPLTQPKARSQSTSNNLKPHRSKSSEDTRGLSSSFTLGVPDMKKSRSSTAIPNGESKTDSKGFSKSVQYEPQKEKKRRSFLSLFGMKKSTSSSEISKLNRSRNSSTSSDDPRGFNRSIDPNSGEEKHTLIVPTLKRSESSSSITSNGNECINQDGLGFSSSMKLNSTSGSNTSVHKLSLGELNAARPDSGYFSPDELKKTSTPKKNSKMSYSITFTPETSIEQKNNNSTSNTSTPFFPLQVPLLPLLGVGLGEEQPTHDALHNVLSPHTVKEHGFFSLGGNQIIDVDTKKTSSDNSVEKNSNVNSKTESNMDNVSSDQGKDTSEDNSPSVTIEVQDTIEDTSHFSDNDEDFKEAAKPRGIIPVKLRDDEEFCEVLDTDYDYPNHSTPNKDLVSTDSTKTRIEADDSNIMSTPTTDKHTAHEDSQDGKEVPAVRQLILDDDGFFTPGFQQGSANGQLPKYEDLYAVTDSPNDKESSASVVQQNIIHSEVSDELNSENTTGVFPVFEHTNQVDDSTAEESVKSSGSDDEDNNKPSFVEDAFEFDSSHLEDSMASFEKHEEEYSRNNQMPRWKEELSADEEDDNLYRDYNDEHVERKLTMELLNYMPPIIERSVELHEVIQEEKVEQSVSDEGIDQTDLQRVIISSQEHSNKKNTEDPLDDFVNIIIEEKEEELQGEDSVHSFDKASVKDEQEKVHEIYIKHGDDAIVNNVPTPAEKSSLDDPGKKIVKESETSKPHNTIVFEFSLPQEDSTAPLATTTKVEDKPVETARLIHDDTTVSSTRPITPPIEDGEEKTTSKKRDEAEPMYFSNEFKPITNEIRSYEKKSDCLKNFDENSSTYPVLEQKKCLWYDYELDGEFTNKNERSKSPAVLNEAETVSPVISRKDEDQIDEEKDENSFRLDAQKRNDSYLKLTPDIDELCSDEEKEMENEFDVNTNKAKPATSEDEKNINEEIIATVINNTEEEKTCDENKVNEYEADENETKYTIEVTKENKNDDKKMRDEYDSDGNEEEEFDNDYVIREIKESDTENENVNVNDEEKYSLEIDSDEENVVRDSEEDDDDFVNIEYEIKEANEENDEVKCKIDNQGVEPTKESNEECDHNDEKVDNLDEIKYLVAALDEHYKLISSDTINENVKKLKRRAKKKRALKRIKSDEPILYKRIDCDAVDCNVLPVSDAENKRTRDDKIRVEEEEIEEDKLEFDLYEMDLTILLNDSFDAEYSGDVPDQELSISKKIYSRKKKRLQVQRTEDFTVISDDECSILEDYTSPRSSTIPVKDIEVGNNAEKKKPLLSEDYTVISFDERGEKKDQAPKKDDQDDESLSETFGADFNLTSSLNDRATTPVSFSRGVRRPGSLHGRVSSPKLFSKALSADEGTLKNIEMRDAKDIKSKSRPSDVKRHSLPIMLKSNEELRNDRISTDDEDEPSLSEKYGQEFNLTSSYNERSNTPVSSNKGVSRSGSFSERGASPNIFSKKQTSEDDNVKTIELKDAKELITKSNLFDTSRGGSPAHISTGKNLEREDAIEINDDDADSGMGLASDDFSLSVSTERLNVPEEPAEDKFDYMRWIETIEPNLHDPKLVADLYLYLSSKYLNKNGRAYDLKRIRMGKMVYWIIHDKQYCNFVSVITYLLSFMDVIKSEDKGVQNVNIEELLIYLTDLITESKMKAEHIKFFAYFLSRPNTSLTPYHRLRVCFLHACFKEEIAQIKHLGTLDHLTTSFIKISEYFIQVDNQLASKLTEEYLIPYTLQPYYADLINNILKYMGLLKAEKDIPIADDVTSSLVLLKILLNRLNFPKDDIATLRSLLKKDDIKFQFCRRGQQELISEL